The genomic interval GAGGGAAGGCAGTGCATACCTCTGGAGCCATCCACCTATATGTCCCAGTTTCTGCCGTCATTACTCCTGATTGAGATATGACTCTGGCAACCCCAAAATCAGCAACCTTGACAACCTTTAAGGTGAAGCACGTGTCAGGACTGTTTCTATATAAGAACTGGCATAAACACTGAATTTATCTTATTACAGGAAATATGTCGCTGGGTCTCTTACTTCATTTTCATCCATCAAGAGATTGGCAGCCTTTAAATCCCTGTGGATTATGTTATTATGGTGCAAGTAGGTCATTCCCTTAGAAACATCAATTGCAACCTTAAGCAAGGAGGGAAGCTTAAAGACACCCTTTTGCTTATGTAAGTAGTCATACACACTTCCACCAGACATATACTCTGCATAAATacaaatatgtatataaggtAAGGTAagtatttaaaataaaatagtgGGTACTCAAATTTTCATTTGACTTGCCAAAAATAATCATTCAATGGAACTCACCTGTTACAATACACAAGCTTGGAGTCTTGGTACATGCACCAATGAACTGCACAACATTCTTATGCCGAACTTTCCTACAAGATTCAAAGACTAGATCGTTAAAGTAGGGATAGCCGATACAGAAAAATCCGGGAAAGACATGATGGTAGAATTGAACCTCTCCTCTCACCCCTATTCTTGAGGAAAGGACTCATGTAGTGAATGATGTTAAAAGGTTAGATACAATCACAAACATCTAAGAAAATGTCAAGTACAGGCATCTAATATTCAACTGAGTTCATTTCATGGTGTCTAAAACCACACTATTTGCTTTATTTTCTAGAGGAAGTACGACTACAAGAAACAAACAGCCATAGTTATCGCCCTTCAAACTTCAGTTGACATGTTATGAAGCTTAATAACTCGCTGACGAGTAAAAATTATTCCTAGGTATTTGCTCATGTGAGGTCTTCTGAAATGGTAGAGAACATGGAGGTCAATTTGATTTAACATACCTCATAATAAAGACCTCTTGGGCAAAATCTTTTTGCATGTCAGAATTTACGCACTCAGGCTTGAGGACTTTGATGGCCACTTCTTGACTACAGTATGTACCTTTGTATCTGATCAAATGCAACAGGTCAATAAACTGCTGCTCAAAAGTGTATGATTAGCTGGGAGCATAAATATTTTGAACTTACAGATCACCGCAGGATCCAGATGCAACTTTGTTCCCAAATTTTAACTGTTTAGGATCAATTTCCCATACATCAGTCCCATCATTGGGTATGGTCAGATGATTAGATTCAGATTTGATCACTACTTGGTCATGATCACTGCcagaagatgatgatcgacATATTGGCCACGGTTCCTGCTCAGATACATGAGGAATCTCTCATAAGATTGCAATAACACAAGTAGGCCTTACTCACTGTCACCTCCCCTACTAAATATTGCACAACTGAACCATGTAACAACAAACTCACCTCAATCTTCAAAACTTCCTTTTCCAATGCAGACTTGAGCTTCTCAATTTCCTGTTTCGGCAATATTTCAATCACTCAGTTGCTTGttgtaaataatataaaatttgaCAATAAACTGGCCAGATTCTGAAACTATAATGATTTCTCCAAAGAACTGTTGTAACCAAAAACCATGCTTACCATGCAATGATAAAAGAACAACTTCAAATATTTACTACAATAGATGAGAGTGTCGCTTTCTCTCAATTCCCACTTCACATTATGATCTATTTTTGGCAAAGGTTAATAATCTATGAAGAGTCTGAATGTATGTACCTCGTAAGGCCAGCCGTCAACAACAAAGACATCCAAGGAGTAACCATCCAGCGTGGAAAATGCATGTGCTTCTTGGATGTTCAGCCCAATCTCCGCGAGCAAGCAAGTCAGCTGCAAAATTTATTGCAAGAGCCAAGACAGTGAAAAATGAGAGGTActatgatagaaagatatacTCTTCTCATATGAAGTTTGTATTATCAGTGCAACGTTAGTCAAGTATTGCATGTGCATAGCTTAGCAGTGAGTAAAGTTCTCAAACTCAGTAGATTTATTGCCATAAGCTTAGTCTGTCTATGGAAAGGGATATTGCAAAAATCATTGGAAAACTTGTTTGCTTTCAGATAAAGACCACTCAAGTACCTGGCTGAGTAGTTTTGGCTTGTCATCTGTTGAGAAAGTGATTTCATGCATAGGCCTGCATCATTTAAACTAAATTAAGACTAACCACAACTCATAAGCAACTGAAGTCACTTTACTTCATTAGTATCATACATTATCAATAAAGAGcacattgaaattgaaatgaaaGTTAAGTTTAAGAAATAATACAATAAATCGATGAAGGATTTATCCAGTGCATCAGGatctcaaacaaaaaaaaaacattcggAATCAATATCAAATAATTATGGCTAACAAGTACTTACAAATCTAAAACCAATCAAAAGCTGGATAGAAATATTATCACACTTAACTGAAGATGATCTCCAAGAGCCTTTCATTGAAACCAACTTAAACATAGAATAGAAAAAGTAATTTAGTCAAGCACATGAGTCAACCCGaaactcttctttttttggccTCAcagaaataaaagaagaagatgagagtTATACAAATGTATTCCAAGAAAACAGAAATGGCTACTTACCGACTCATCTGTGAGTTGGCATGTACAGACTGTTCATCATCTTGATCATGAGCTTTATTCGATTCAAGTGCAAGGGCTTCAAGGTTGGGTGATGAGCCAAATGCTGGAGGTGGATGTAAACTGGCATATGAGAAGAAATAAGAAATGCTTAGCAATAATCAGGCAGTGAGATGAAAAATCCAACGTAGGTAAACAGAAGTTTACCTTTGTCTGCTAGATAACTTTGGGCTTTGGGCAGCTTCTTTACCCGGAGAATCTATATTTCCATCTGTGGTTGGATGAACCTACAaatatgcaaaaaaaaaaaacaaaaatcggGACAAAGTATGAGAGAAAAATTACAGCAGAAGATGAGACAAGAGACTTTTCTGAAAGGGAACTTTATTACTAAAGTCATTTGACTTTATAAATGTCTACATTTCTGAGGTGGCATAATTTCCacacaaaaagaaaagcatATGAACCTTATAAGAATTAGTCAAGGATAATTATCGTGTCTTACTATCATTTCATCAATTAAGTTATAAACATTGGACTCCTTAATAACAAATTTCTAACATCTTGAATGTAATATGTAGCTAGATAAACCGCTAAGTAATTACAACTCAGGCCTTATCCACATCCAAGTTTAAGCCTAAGCAAGAAAAGATTGCACTGAATCCCTGGTGAATATAGCAACATGACAAGAACAAACAGCTAAGAATAAGCATCAAAAACACATAATAAGGATTCTTCCATCTGGATGTCATCGATTCGTTCAGCCAGATCACAGATAAGCAGACATCAACTAACCTGTACAAGCCGGATTTCGATCGCCGGTCTTTGAGCTGGATCATGCGCCAAATGCAGCAACCTTTTATGCATCAACACATCTTCTGCCCTCTCCACATTCACATCCAACGCATACCTGAAAACATTTTCGCAACGGACGATCGTTTCAAATCATCGAAAACTACACTAATAAGTCATCAGTAAATGCATGAGAGACACTGATCTAGCCAAGTTCCAACTCCAGAATCCAGATTTCAAACCGACAACACAGTACTGTGCTTCAAATCGCTACAGCTGTCTCGATTCTACTCTCGCTGGCTCAAAACTAACAGAAACGAACGCCATAACGTGAAGAACAAGATCACCACTACCAAAAACGAAGCGAGAGAAAATCCAAAATTCACTAACTAATCCATGAAAATACGAAGAGAATCGAGATCAACCAGAACCTCACACATGCACATCACATCGTctcgtaaaaaaaaaagtaaaaaaaaatagagaggcAAAAGGTAAAGGTGAGAGGTGTACCGAGTGGGGAGACGGTTGAAGTGAGCCCAAAGGTCTTCATCAAAGCCAGGGAGAAGAGCCTCGTCGTTTTCTGAGTCCTTGAGGCGGCGAAGAACCTCATTGTAGACCTGAAGCTTCAGGCGGTGTTGACGCGACTGGGACTGAGCCGGAGAAGACGACGTGTCGTTTAACACTACTCTACTCCCGCAGCTCTCgttgtcttccatcaccattGAGCGAGGGAACCGCCGGCACGAAATTGAAGCCGGTAAAAAACGAatgcgagagagagagagatcgtCGTGAACGGAGGTCTGGGTTTTATATGGACGACGACGCGgatttcagagagagagagagagagagagagagagggttcaAACTGACagagaattatatataagatttttggggaaaatataaaattacaaCCATAGATTAAATGGgataatatatttttgttttttttttatattatgagGTTCTTTGTTTCTGGGTTTCCGCTCGAATGTATAAAGCCGTAGTAGTGCGCAGAATTGGCCATGAATCGTGCCCATGCTAATCCCGCTTTGCCATTTTTTGCCtttattgttattttattCCCTTTTTTTAATCCTCGTTTAATTCAAGCCCTAATTCGATGGCATTAGTACTAAAATCCTTTTAGTAAGTGATCTTAACCAAGTTGTATGGGAGAAAATTTTATCTCTCAAGTCAACTATTCACATACTTTGgttttaagaaaataattatggtAGAGCGTTTCGTGTACTTCTctaatgtaattaagtttttcaTACAACAAATCCTGATATCAAGTTGTTGAAACGTAACTACTGTCTAGAAACTACAATAGAGTAAGACATGACATAGTAAATAACTAATGTCGTGAAGCATATGGGGATAGAGATGTTTCAATGTGGTTATTTTCCAATTTTTAGGTGAAACATTAGTGTTGATTATGATGTAATTAATATGTGGCATCAACttattattgtatttgacctcttctttttattgaaagatataaaaaaatgaaccaaaaaAACAGTTCGAGTTTTATTTTgcaaatatatttaaaaataaataaagtaacGGATGCACAAATAGACTCAAGACACGAGAATGAGcgtattaaaaatataaatgttgtCATGTGTGGGTATTCAAACATAAATTGATACTAAAGTGGACCTGAAAACGAGAATGAGCGCATCTAATTTAATAGAGAATGTTGTCATGTACGGGTATTCAATCGCAACTGAAGTAACTGACAACTCAAGCAAACTCGTGACATAAGAATGAGCGTGTCAAAATTATACTATATTGTCAAAATGATTGTTTTTAAATCTAGATGATTATATCTCCTTAAGAATCAATAGTATCAAAACTCAACCGTAAGTATCGACAAAacataattatttaaaaaataataaattaaagtTGTGAATGCAAACACATGACGATATCCCATGCTAAACTTTAATAGGTTTCAACATTTATTTGTACCTCATTTCTAATTAAGAGACTCTAGTTGCACCTCCAATATTGCTATATCTACATTTGTTACTTAATGCACCTCCATTTTACTTTATAGTATTTAGAAAACCTAAGTACATATCCATTTGTTTACTATAATGCCCTCCATCTTCTTCCATAAATTTTATGGTTTCAGTTTTGCTAGGTGATGGAATATGggtcttttttttgttaagtgATTTGAATAGTCGAGACCTTAGAGGAGAGAGGAAAAAATTACATGAATCATCGAAATGTTGTGGAGGAGAAGATGTTGATGGTGATCGAGTAGTTATAGAGGATTAGAGGATTATATTTCATGATTATTAATatggagcttctattcatacctcaaaAAATGTTATTTGGACCTCCACACTTAATATATTTCTcttttacttttacaaattcttaaaatgttatttagacTTCCATACTTTTTCCGAGAATGtctataattaatatattattattatatatcaaATCAATCTACTATCCAttaatattttttcaattctacttttatattcaattattataaaaaatcgaattttttttagaattacATAATCtatcttctcaaattaattttctttttcactcCTAAATTCATAGTTAATaatattgttattttttattcattcattgatttgaaactCGCCAAATGGTAAAATCAACACGAAAAATTCTAACatctattgaacaatttttttctcttataataagtttatcaaaaattatatgtagtttttcaattgatacatgaagattaagaatgttatttattatatgtttaacaataaaaaatgaaagtaattaaattatcttattcaatttattattcCAAAATAGGGTTAgcctaaaataaataaataaaggattaacaagaaaaagtaaaattataaaataggcagtttgagattttttttctttttttttcactcttatatatctttttggtgatttcatatatattgaaaaaGTTAAAACGCaattagaaaaagaatgagGTCTAAATACTATTTTGaaaggtatgaatagaaactcccttATTAATATTTGATATTTCTCCACAGTTGAGTGTAAATCTTGCTATGCCTAACCCTATAAATAATGGAGAAAGATGCATGCTTAATTAGAAAAGAGCATCATATTTTGATATGTCATTGTTCTACAATTTCTTCAACATCctaaaagatatatataatatatatatatatatatattatacaatGATAATCATTTTGTAGAGTTTACAAAGCAATCTTAGTATTAAAATGTTTAGGGATGGTGTAAAACTTCCAAAGCTTTGATTTGGAGTTATTTGTTGGATTATAAAATGAATTATTATACAAGTTCGGTAGTAGTTTTTAGTGCAGTAGTTAGTGAAACTAATAATCATGGTTAATGAATTCATGTTTTTGATCTCTacgtaaaatataaaaagataaatttgtttgtctttttttttatacaggTTGACAAAGTTaaattaaaatagaaaaatcttTGAGatacatatacaaattttGGAGATTCAAATAGAGCCCTCTTTTAAATTATTTGTTACTTCCCCTAAACTCGTGGCATTTCCTAAGTTCTCATATATTCCACATTGACGTATGATTTTGTACAAAAAATCATTTCAATCTTGTACctctaaaaaaatttatttattgatcTATTTTTGCTTGAGAGTTTGTACATGTATTAATCCATATGAATCCGTGATGTCGATGCCACCTCGTTGTAGGCCAATAAGACCACCTAGTCTCCACTCACATGATGCCACAGTTTACAAAGCAGCACAAAAGTGGCATATTCCGGGTGCCCACAGCTTTGGATAAGCTTGTTCCAGATAGACGAATCTACCCCCACTCCCAGTCCTATGATCATCGACCTGACTGGTGTGTTACCGCCAACCACCTCAGGGGAAGGCCCAACATT from Argentina anserina chromosome 2, drPotAnse1.1, whole genome shotgun sequence carries:
- the LOC126782676 gene encoding serine/threonine-protein kinase STY46; translated protein: MVMEDNESCGSRVVLNDTSSSPAQSQSRQHRLKLQVYNEVLRRLKDSENDEALLPGFDEDLWAHFNRLPTRYALDVNVERAEDVLMHKRLLHLAHDPAQRPAIEIRLVQVHPTTDGNIDSPGKEAAQSPKLSSRQSLHPPPAFGSSPNLEALALESNKAHDQDDEQSVHANSQMSRPMHEITFSTDDKPKLLSQLTCLLAEIGLNIQEAHAFSTLDGYSLDVFVVDGWPYEEIEKLKSALEKEVLKIEEPWPICRSSSSGSDHDQVVIKSESNHLTIPNDGTDVWEIDPKQLKFGNKVASGSCGDLYKGTYCSQEVAIKVLKPECVNSDMQKDFAQEVFIMRKVRHKNVVQFIGACTKTPSLCIVTEYMSGGSVYDYLHKQKGVFKLPSLLKVAIDVSKGMTYLHHNNIIHRDLKAANLLMDENEVVKVADFGVARVISQSGVMTAETGTYRWMAPEVIEHKPYDHKADVFSFGIVLWELLTGKLPYEYLTPLQAAVGVVQKGLRPTIPKQTHPKLTELLEKCWQQDPALRPDFSEIIEILRPLTKEIGDDGEEKRKAPGGFLSVLRRGHH